In the Silene latifolia isolate original U9 population chromosome 1, ASM4854445v1, whole genome shotgun sequence genome, TCTGAGAGAAAAACGTCATCTCTGCaaacaaaatttgattttgaaccaTCTGATTTAGTTCAGGGTCGAGCCAGGAACAATCACAACGGACAACAATAAGGAACTAAAAGGATATTGTGGTTTGCTTATCTGCAGGAGCGACACACTCCCACAATGATCGGTAAGCTGGAACTTCAGTAGCGTCAATGCCAAGGGCAGCCAGATTACGTCCATACTCCTGAAAATAATGCCAAAGCCCAACTTAATAATTTATATACTCAGATAATTAATACTCAGAATCTTGTGTTAAGATTTACCATCAGAAGCAAAAGATTCAAAACCTGACACATATTGAAGTGTTGTAGACTTGTAGGGCGAAAGAATAACAGATTAGCCTCACAAGGGTTCTAATGTTGGACATCGGTGAACGGTAATGCTTAACTAATACCGAACCTATATTGGATATATACTCTGTTCAATTTACAAATACCTTCAATTTTTAACAATTGCTAAACATATACAACTGGATCAATTATACAAAAGTGAACAAAGAATGGTACAACAAAAGTGCAATTGGATCAATTTCAAAGATGGGAAAATAATGTTACTGTACAACCAAAACATTGACTCGCTAAGGAAAATAGAAGGCGTTTATTTGATAAATTAAACAAGGGAAAACGGAAGCTATATATAAACCGGATGGAGTGCTATGTAAGAGCTTCCAAATTCagtacaacaacatcagagccttaatcccaaaatgatttggggtcggctgacatgaatcatcctttcgaaccgtccatgggtgcacgcacgcctcaaaatgcgaataaaaaagggaagataaaaaacaaaagggagaacgaaaatgtaatggaaagtcaaggtgaacttaggggttttaaaatcgaattccgtctttcttttataaaaacttaaaatttaaatcgagaaaaaagattaaaacgatttttaaaaaccgaaatagagttaaggatccggaatgaaccaggtaaaatctataagaaagtggttgttgaaaaagtgtgtaataaaggggagaaaaataaataaattaatttctttaaattaaataaataaataaaagcactaaatctgtcaaaaaaaaaaaaatcaaatactaaaaatccacatgtatcctttccctccattgtgccctctccgtcaccatactctcctcaagccccagaactctcatatcatgctctatcactctcaaccatgtctgtctcggtcttcctctcgcctctagggacctttttctgttctccaagtctccggcCTCCTAATCAaaagtgcgtccataggtctccttctcacatggccaaaccatcttagtcggttttccatcatcttgtcctctattggcgccactttaaccttttccctaatcacctcattccttaaccgatctttccttgtatgtccgcacatccacctcaacatccgcatctccgccacactcatcttttgaatgtgacaatgtttcacggcccaacactcggagccgtaaagtagggcaggcctaattgccgtgcgataaaattttccctttaatctttggggcatatctttatcgcatagaaaccctgaagcactcttccatttcaaccatcccgctttaattctgtgagccacatctccgtctaactccccatctttttgaataatagatcctagatatctgaagaaatccgaaccctcaacaacattcccatcaaaaataatactccccgcctctgtcgatctcaaccccgccaccttagttaCCTTAGTGTAAATTCATTAGAGTTTTGAATTGCGACGGTTTAAAGCAAAATGGCTCTCTAAATTGGTTATGCTTCGTCTTATTGTGAAGTTGCGGTAACTCGATGCagttttcattttaggaaatttgAAAAGAtttctttgtgttgctaacaaaCGAGTTATCCTGCATACATCCGGCCCCCTTTACCCTACACTTCGTAAGAGCTCTTGAGTCTTGAGGCACTCGGGTAATGTTGTCGTAGGGAGTATTATACTATTATGTACGAGAACTGCATTAGACTACAAAAGGCGAACCTGTATATCAAGGAACAGCTGGGTGGAAATTTTGACAGTATCAGATAAGTTGGTGTCTGACGCATTGGAACTAGCTCCACCTCGCCTCTGGGCACCCCGACGTATCTTAAGCAGTGATGATTCTGCTTTTTTTGCCTGGAAAATGTAGTCAAAATTTAAGTCCGCACTTTCAAAGACGAATAAAAAAACGCTTTGAAATATTAGCCAATTGACGTACATTGGCAACGACTTCAGACGCCAATTCATAATACTGCTCGGTGATCTTAAAAACAGTGCTTTGTAGAAGTTCTCTTTTTGTTGCATCATCCAAATATGTGGTAGCTCTCTCTCCTTCCAAGAACGCCTGTGGAAAAATTGTCAGAAAGAAAGTGACCACTAAATAAGAATCCCGTATAGACTAACACAAGGGGAGGAAAAGGGGAAGAGTAATCCACTCTCCATTATCTGTATATAAGGTAAACGAGATGAAATTTGTTCCAATGAGCTAACGCAAACACTAATAAAAATCACTCAATTCTGCACTAAACTTTAAAAACGATGAGCCTGGGTTGAAAGTTTGGGTGCTATGAATACAAGATCACAAGAGAAAATTCCTTATTTATGTCAACTTAAATGACATTTCGAAATAGGAAAACCAGTGGCAACTATGCAGAAACCAGATAAACCCCCAAGAATTTACTGTTAATTagacttctttctttcttttctttttgacaTTAGCATGTCTTTAATTGCGAGTGCCCACAAAGAGAAATGAATCAAGAATGCACCTTGACAGGGCGAAGAATCCCTGACACATAAGGAGAATGGCGAACAGGAAGCGGTTTATTGGTCATCCTGAATGTCGCTGTAATACCCTTCAGCTGATTCAGATCCTGGATTCGTACAGTAGATACATATCAGCAATGAGTAGAAAGGATTAGCTAGCAAAAAATCACTTTCAAAAACACTATCAATGCAACATCTACGAGAAGTCATTTCAAATACAGAAGAGGGTTTGGGTGCGAAATAAAGAGTACAAATTGACAAAGTATAGGATACATAAAGCTGATATAAAATATACACACTTTACATCACATGTGGTCTTTGTTAGATAAGACACTGATAGCAGCAAATGCATATAGATAGGCTACCATAGCCCATAGGAAGCAAAGCTCCATATGCATAAAGCAGCAAGGCAACAATCATATACAAAGGTTTTTTTTTCTCTCATTTTTTGGAGGGTTTTTGCTAAGTAGTCTCTTGACTTGTGCAAACTGTTATGGTCTCCAGTAGGTTTTGTAAATTAGGTAGAGAAATCACTTATGTATCCTTAGTCAATGCTCAGTGTCATCGTTTTCCTCAATCACCATAATTAATAATCCCCTCCTCCTAGCTCCACCATTtcaaccattaaaatcaccaagcTACAAGAATACACCACCCACATTCCTCCTTTATCAATCAAATCTGACATACTGACCTCCTCACCCAATTCCTTAAATCTCCATTAGAAGAAACAAAAGTGGGAGAGAGTGATGAGATGTAGATGTGTGATGGCGGTGAATCGGTGATGAAGATGGTGGAGTTAAGAAGAGGGGTATTAATTGTGTAAGTTAATATGTTAATTGATAAAGATGAAGTTAATTGGATCTTAATATAAGTAATTGACAGAAAAATGAGTAACTCGCAGAAATGTTCAGGGAAATTATTATCTAGGCGTACCACCTAGAACTCGAAGAAAAGCACAACGGAACAGCAGTACTCTGGAAAGCACAATCTGGTTAATAGCTAGAGAAAAGTAAGATGCAAACTTGCAAGGACAACTGACATTATCAAAAGGCAAATAATctatttcttttttatttcagCGAGTCTTTGGTGAGACAGCACAGTTGTATGGATATCAAGTTGAGCTTTTAAGGTTCTTGGAACCTGAAAATCAAACACCAGGACCTTACAAGCTTCACCGGTTCAGCCCGCACTACAATAAAATCGTCTAAATAAAAGCCTTTTCTCTTTATTCTCATTAGTTATCATTCTCAAAAAATTGCAGGCCACCCCTATTTTAAACATCAACGAAGAGCAATGGTTTAGTCCAACAAATACTTGTTTAGTGCTCTAGCTCACCTCTTCAGATTTGGCAACAAGGGTCTTTGTTATTGATTGTGTCGCTAGAGGTACCATGTTCTCCAAGGATCTCCCACTAAGCAATATGCTTTGCTTAATAGGTTCCAGCACGTCAGCAGGACATGAAGAAAGAACCTTCGTGACATGCTCTAGGTAGTTGCCGGTAACCTCTGTCACAAGAACCTTCACATCATGAAGGACCTGAAATTCAAAACCCCATTTATTATCTGTCAAATGGAAATAACAGGGGAATCTGTCGCACCGTACTACATAAGTAATAAGAACTGAAAGAGATGATAAACAAACTGTATTTTGACCAAGGTTCAGGAAAAAAAAGGGCCTTGTTGCTTTGTTAGCACATTAAGGGAGCGGATGAGGTCAGGAAAACCGAACAAGTAGAATCCAAGAAAGGGACCAAGCTGACAAAGTTTGCTTCTCAAAACATATTGACTTGAGTCACATCTATGACCCCACCCCCACCTCACCTCCACCATATCATATTTCATCCCAATAACAGTCTCTAATAGCAAACAACAGCGCATAGGCTTTGCAGCTCTAGGCTCCACATGGAGGAAACAAATACTCGAAATTAGACCGAGAATTGAGAATACAGGTGCCCATTTTTTTATTTTAGCtatcaaagaaaaaaaaaaaagataacatCCCGGGGGCAGCGTCAACATTTTACAATGAAAATAAGGGCAAGTTATGTCACTTCCCACACCATTCTCTTTCAAACAAAGAGAGACAGCCACACCTGGCAACCCGTGAATCCACCACCCCAACCCCTCACTCCAGCACACTTCACACAGCAGAAGCCGATAGACAAAAGGCAATAACCCTAGACGAAACCCAATTGGGCCAAGACCAAAACAATTGTAATTAGGGAGTTATTGACTAAAAATGAAAAAGAACTGATTTTctattttgggggtttttttaAGAAAAGGGACGCTATGTGGACTTGCAGCCCAATTATAATATCATGGACCACGGTAAAATTAAAACAAATGCTTGCGACTACACATACACCAAGATCTAAGAAGATATGTCATAGTAAGCTAAAAGCTTGTAGGCACGTGTCGCACGTTGAAATGCAGTGATAAAGATAAGCGTGAAGCAGAAATCATGATTCATTATCTATCTAAACCTATATCAACAGCAAAATAATCAAGAAAGGCAAATATGCAAAGATGGTGCGTACATAAATAAAATCTTCAGGTGCAGCAGAGATTGCCCATCCAGAACCCGTACTGCCATCTCTACTGGCCGATGTTCGAGCATGGAGTCCAGATGACAACCAATTGGAGTACCTGTTCAAAAATATTTGCGTCAAGCTAAGAAAATCATGACGCATAAACAGTATGATTAATTGAACACAGATATTTAGAATATTGCCTCACGCAGACCTTGAGAGCAGCTGCAAAGACAGGCGAAAAAACTTGTCAGAGCAAGTCAAGACGAGGACATCTTCGCTCCAACATGATCTTAAGCTTTTCAATACAGTAACACTTTGTGTCAAAGTCAGAGCTGGAAGATTCACATCCCCATAATCTGAAGACTGAGCCACCTCTAGATTAGGAACCGCAAGTGCAGAATCCAAAGCTCCTGCTATTTCTTGGAACCTAAATTATTGATTATATACTATTATGTTTTGTGCAAAGAAAACATCTATGACCAACAGCAACAGTCAACATATAGCAGTTTTTTCTGATAGGAGTACCTCAGTGAGAAGTAAACTCCAAGATTCCACTGCTTCATGAAGTCAATATATACAGCCTCTGATCTAAACTTAGCAACGGCATATCGGGAAGTGCAGTACCCTTCACAACAAAAGAATGAAAAATTCAGGATGAAACATTCTTGCAAAGAAGGAATTTATTTTCAGAATTCATTTTGAACACAAGTTACAAAGCAACTGCTTCTTAAACTCTCGAGCCAAAGGAATCTTACCTTCTAAATGAGACACAAAATCTAAACTTGATTTGTAATTTCTTAAGAACTCAGTGGGTCGTCCAGGTGAGAGAGCCCCAGGTTTTCCTTTCTGAATTGCCAAGAGAACCTCTTTGAGAATTGAATTTGCTAAGAAGTCAAATACATGAAAGCCTGAATTCTCTGCTCAAAATTTCATCACAATTAAAATGGATCAGTATCGAAATAATCCAAAGAACCAAGAAAGACATACTCACTCCATCCCAATCATTTAAACGGAAGGAGTACTACTCAATATCGATTGAGAAAAATGATTTCTTACCAAGTACGAAATCAAAATAGCTGAAATGAATAGATTGCATGAATAAGGGCAAAAAAGACTGAAACTGGAGCATTCATACATCACCAACAACTACCCCGGAGCCTTAAGGGCTCCCGCCGCACAACGGGATCATTCAGCCTAAGGTAATATGAACTTAATGCACCATACGACAAACAGAGAAATATCCATACATACAGGAAAAACTATTAGACTACTATCATCTAGAGATGAAAACTGCACAGCACGAAACTGCAGGCATCACTCAGGAGCTCTAGGCAATTTATAGAAGGGTAGTCTGACAAACGAGCGGATGTTCTCATATTTAACAAGGTGTTATCTAATAATGTGTGAAACACCTACCAAAAAAACCGCTACACCATATAATGTCTTGAATTAACAGTTCCATTTGTGACATAAGTATCCCAAACCAAGGAGTACTCGTACCTctaaaagaaattctcagcaaaaaCGTACAATCTTTCTCAATATACTTTTTTATTTTCTGGTAATCAGCCTCGAGTTCATCCCCTGAAGACGCATCTATCGAACCTGAAGAACTATGAGGAATAACCATCTCAACTAAAGGTGCGATGATAGTCGTACGGAAAATTTCTTCAGCATTCTTAGTGTTGTCAATGGCAGCATAAGCACGTAAACAATTGTATATGGCATTTTCATCATGGTTCTTTAGACCGTCAACAAAGCAATGCCCCAAGCTTGCATCTAACAAAAGACTTGCACTTTGGAATCTTTTCTCAATGTTCTGAATGAAAGGTAGGTCCTGTACTGGCAAAATGGGGGAGAAACACGATGAACACAAAATATAAGAATGATTTGAACAAAATTTAATGCAAATAACAGTGAACGTTAACAGAGACGTTGAGCCAATTGGAACATGTAATTGAAATACTCCTCTATCCAACAATCATTGAAAGTTGAAACTAATAAATGTTGCGGGCCTTCAATCAAAGAAGGCACTATGAAGAACGGGTCTACTTACATAACACAGGCAAGTAAGAAGAACACAGTAAAGGAGAGCAAAGAGACCTTAGCATGAGCCATGTAGAATTTCAGCCTGTTCATTTCACTGGCAATTCTTTCCAAAAGCATACTTTGAGTCTCTCTAACATTAGATTCATTCTCAGCTTGTTGCATTGAAATCCCGTTGCTAAGATGACTCTTCTCATATGAACTCGCTTCACCATTGGCTCCGTCAGCAGGAACACTCGGTAATTCCTTAATTAACTTTTCAATCTACAAACATTTTAACCACAAAACATTAACATCGAAAAGCCAACAATAAATCAAAACACAACTACTCATTCAAATCCACCTCTTTACTTTGTCCCGATTTTATGGTCCATATCTTAATGCATAGTTCAGAGACAACTACCTACAAACAGTGAAACAACGCAGGTCTGACACACCTATAAACTAAGGATGCCAATTGCCAATACACAGGGTAACAGAGTAACAGACACACAACCTACTTTATCCAAACTACACGAAATCGAAATCCGCAACAAACCTGAGTCAATTGCCATAATTCTTTCAGCATAATCTAATTCAACGCAATCCACAATCATACTATTCAAAATTCTCACTTATTCCGAACAATCCGAAAATTAACAGTTTCTGAATTCTGATCACAACAAACGACGTAAGAACTCAGATCAGCATCTGAATCCGAACAACCTGAAATCTGCAACAACCTAATTCAATTGTCTGATTTCTTTCAGGCATAATCTAATTAAACACAATCCACAGTCCACACTCATACGGAGTATAAACTTTTCAAAATTCTCCTCGCTTTTTTTAACACTGCGAAAGTTAACAACTCCGTACTTCTGATCACAACTAACAACCTAAACAGTCAGATCCAGACCTGAATCCGAGCAACATGAAACTTGCAACGAACCTGAATCAATTGTCAACCGACATAATCTAACTCAATCCACAGTCCACACTCATACGGAGTATAAACTTTTCAAAATTCTCTCGCTCTTTTTAACACTGCGAAAGTTAAGTACTCCGTACTTCTGATCACAATTAACAACCTAAACAGTCAGATCCAGACTTGAATCCAAGCAACATGAAACTTGCAACGAACCTGAATCAATTGTCTGAATTCTTTCCGACATAATCTAATTCAACACAATCCACACTCATGCGGAGTTTAAACTTTTCAAAATTCTCCTCACAAATTCCAAACCACGCACAAATTAATCATTTCCGATCACAACAAACGACATTAAAAGGCATAAAACAATCCTAAAACAATCTAATTCAAATTAATTCAGTAATATAGAGTAAATTTCAGTCGCAGCACTTTTCAAAATTCGCCTCACATATTCCGAACAACGCAAAATTAACCAATTCCGATAACAAAAACGTCgtaaaacaacaatgcaagcaaaAAAAACACAATTGAATACCTTAGAAACAACATGAAAGGCATCAAGCAACAACTCAAGAACCTCCCTAACATTAGCAGCATCAGCACGCTGTCGTAAACCAGACTGAAGCTTAACAAGAGACGCCTCAACCGCAACACGAAACTCAACAATCTGCTCACGTAAATCAGACAAAGGAGCACGCATACGAGCAACAGCATGATCAACATCAATTAAATTAGTACTAAGGTTGACGAAATCGGCGTAATCGCGATTAATAAGATCGACGAGATCGTGGTGTAGCGAAGAGAGATGAGATTGGAGCTGCGAGCGTAGGGTTTGGAACGGGACGAAGGTACGGAGGTCGGAAATGTAGGTTTCTGGGTTGAAGGTTTGGGAGAGGAAGAGTGTGGGTTTGAACCATAGTGGATTTGTGTCGTCGGTTTCGGAACCGAAGAGGTCGGTTGGTGAACgcggtggtggttggtggtggtggtggtgctgcGCGGTGGTCAGATCTGTTGTTGCCATTGATTTTGGGAGGGAGATCGCTGTTATTATTGTTAGGAGTCTTGATCTTGACTCATCTACTCATCTAGTATATGAGTTGTGGAGTGGAGGGGGGATTGAAGGTTTGGGGTTGGGGAATTCGAGTTTCGGTTTTGGTTAAAACTTCGACCTGAACTGAAATTAGTTACGGAAAATGCACACGGTGGCCCTGAGATTTATCATTTTGCATAAAATATTCAAATTTTTGATCAAGAAAATTTATGAGGCCATAACTCGTGTCTACAAGATTGGAAtggacgatttttttttttttcaaatcgatcattttTTCGAGAACATATATCGAATGTACACTTcagattttatttgtttttgagcatataaatattgtttttttAGCTTATTACCTtcaactttatttgtttttgtgtatatgtatattttttcagggtttattaaaatttataagttatatatcaattttttttccgtcaaaattcaaatttAACTAAGCTTATATGCaatgtttttgagttatattgtaattttttgagcttaatgtttaagtcaataaactcaaaaactttctAGTAAAATTCATATTTTGTGAAACAAGACTCAGAAACTTTATTTATAAATAGGACAATTTGGGAAAATAGTACTTTCTAATAAGTACCATATGATTGTGTATATATGaacgttctttaggccgaatctTGAAGTAGAAATTTAAGATTGAACCTCTTTCAAAGTGATAATTCATTGCTTAACCACTAAACAGATAGTCAAGCGCTAATTTTAGTGTATTTACACTTCGGTATATAGATATATAAAAAATCTCGTCAATCAAACTTGAATATATCTGGACCCCAAATTCCTCGCAAATTCTTGGATCAAATATATCTATGTATAGAATGTCAAAAAGTAATGTTGATGACATCAAGATAGTTTTGATTGAATGAAACTTCTACAAATAGGACAACGTCCATGATCACTCTTAATTAACCATGACCTAATGCATTCTTCATGAAACCTATGCCCACATGCCATTTCCAAAACCCTAACGCAATTattcacttcttcttcttcttcaaaacCCATCAAGCAAACTACACATTCACTACAATTCTCAGCAACTTGTTTCTTCTTTTCCTCGTCGATAACCACCACCACTTCCTCCacctgattattattattattattattattattagtccCACCACCCTCATCTTGATGACGATGGGTGGTCTCGATGTCATTATTCTCACGAAGTCGTATAAGCAATCCGTGACACATAGTTATTATGTAGAGGATTACA is a window encoding:
- the LOC141602154 gene encoding conserved oligomeric Golgi complex subunit 2, with protein sequence MATTDLTTAQHHHHHQPPPRSPTDLFGSETDDTNPLWFKPTLFLSQTFNPETYISDLRTFVPFQTLRSQLQSHLSSLHHDLVDLINRDYADFVNLSTNLIDVDHAVARMRAPLSDLREQIVEFRVAVEASLVKLQSGLRQRADAANVREVLELLLDAFHVVSKIEKLIKELPSVPADGANGEASSYEKSHLSNGISMQQAENESNVRETQSMLLERIASEMNRLKFYMAHAKDLPFIQNIEKRFQSASLLLDASLGHCFVDGLKNHDENAIYNCLRAYAAIDNTKNAEEIFRTTIIAPLVEMVIPHSSSGSIDASSGDELEADYQKIKKYIEKDCTFLLRISFRENSGFHVFDFLANSILKEVLLAIQKGKPGALSPGRPTEFLRNYKSSLDFVSHLEGYCTSRYAVAKFRSEAVYIDFMKQWNLGVYFSLRFQEIAGALDSALAVPNLEVAQSSDYGDVNLPALTLTQSVTVLKSLRSCWSEDVLVLTCSDKFFRLSLQLLSRYSNWLSSGLHARTSASRDGSTGSGWAISAAPEDFIYVLHDVKVLVTEVTGNYLEHVTKVLSSCPADVLEPIKQSILLSGRSLENMVPLATQSITKTLVAKSEEDLNQLKGITATFRMTNKPLPVRHSPYVSGILRPVKAFLEGERATTYLDDATKRELLQSTVFKITEQYYELASEVVANAKKAESSLLKIRRGAQRRGGASSNASDTNLSDTVKISTQLFLDIQEYGRNLAALGIDATEVPAYRSLWECVAPADKQTTISF